The following are encoded in a window of Miltoncostaea marina genomic DNA:
- a CDS encoding C40 family peptidase, protein MGRRVIAPGFDCSGLPSWAYARIGTSVPHFTGAISNAFPRVPSGQLAPGDPVFFRPDLGHMGTCIGGGEYVNAPQTGDVVKASGLAGRSDHRGPSALR, encoded by the coding sequence ATGGGGCGGCGCGTCATCGCCCCAGGGTTCGACTGCAGCGGCCTCCCCTCGTGGGCGTACGCCCGGATCGGCACGAGCGTCCCGCACTTCACGGGCGCGATCTCGAACGCCTTCCCGCGCGTGCCGTCGGGACAGCTCGCGCCCGGCGACCCGGTCTTCTTCCGCCCCGACCTCGGCCACATGGGCACTTGCATCGGTGGCGGCGAGTACGTGAACGCACCCCAGACGGGCGACGTCGTGAAGGCCTCGGGCCTCGCCGGCCGCTCGGACCACCGGGGACCGTCAGCCCTGAGGTAG
- a CDS encoding TIGR01777 family oxidoreductase: MRVAVVGAAGLIGRRLAADLLARGDEVVALSRAGAAGIAGARDVRWDPATGPVPAGALDGCDAVVNLAGAPIGGHRWTAARKRLITGSRTGTTRLLVDALAADGAPRVLVNASAVGYYGPRGDEEVDERTPPGDDFLARACVAWEREALRAREHGARVMLVRTGIVLAREGGALPLLALPVRFLAAGAVGGGRQWIPWIHVDDESGLFRLALDRPDLEGPLVGAAPNPVRQRDFAAELGRVLRRPAVIPAPALPIRLALGEAATLALDGQRAVPRAALAAGYRFRHPDLGAALRALYA; encoded by the coding sequence GTGAGGGTCGCGGTGGTCGGCGCCGCCGGCCTGATCGGCCGGCGCCTCGCCGCGGACCTGCTCGCGCGCGGCGACGAGGTCGTCGCCCTCTCGCGCGCCGGGGCCGCCGGCATCGCCGGCGCCCGCGACGTGCGGTGGGATCCCGCGACCGGCCCGGTGCCGGCCGGCGCCCTCGACGGCTGCGACGCCGTGGTCAACCTGGCGGGCGCGCCCATCGGCGGCCACCGCTGGACCGCCGCCCGCAAGCGGCTCATCACCGGCAGCCGCACGGGTACCACCCGCCTGCTCGTCGACGCGCTGGCCGCCGACGGCGCGCCGCGAGTGCTCGTCAACGCCAGCGCCGTCGGCTACTACGGGCCGCGCGGCGACGAGGAGGTCGACGAGCGCACCCCGCCGGGCGACGACTTCCTGGCCCGCGCCTGCGTCGCCTGGGAGCGCGAGGCCCTGCGCGCCCGCGAGCACGGCGCGCGGGTGATGCTCGTGCGCACGGGCATCGTGCTCGCCCGGGAGGGCGGCGCGCTGCCGTTGCTCGCCCTGCCGGTCCGGTTCCTCGCCGCCGGCGCCGTCGGCGGAGGACGTCAGTGGATCCCCTGGATCCACGTCGACGACGAGTCAGGGCTGTTCCGCCTGGCCCTCGACCGCCCCGACCTGGAGGGGCCGCTCGTCGGCGCGGCCCCGAACCCGGTGCGCCAGCGCGACTTCGCCGCCGAGCTCGGCCGCGTGCTGCGGCGCCCCGCGGTCATCCCCGCGCCCGCGCTGCCGATCCGCCTGGCCCTGGGCGAGGCCGCCACGCTCGCGCTCGACGGCCAGCGCGCCGTCCCGCGCGCGGCCCTGGCCGCCGGCTACCGCTTCCGCCACCCCGACCTCGGGGCGGCGCTGCGGGCGCTCTACGCCTGA
- a CDS encoding aldo/keto reductase, which translates to MERRRLGGTDLELSVIGLGTWVFGGRWGGADDADSAAACHAALDAGVNWIDTADIYGQGRAERIVGAVVRERRDEVIVATKGGVAWELGEGGLRIWREASADYLRTSLERSLRALGMDSVDLYQVHWPVSGVPAEETIGALLDMRREGKIRAIGVSNYHLADLEAAGAVAQIDSYQPGYHLMRREIEAAELPWCREHGVGVIAYGPLAHGLLTGKMTAATRFAADDWRASSELFADDAFPERIAVVEELTALAGASGRPGGVAELAVAWVLRRPEVTSAIIGARSAEQARANVALAGAPLTADEEREIEAVLARHPAASRPYGHGEPPDPAAEV; encoded by the coding sequence ATGGAGCGGCGGCGACTCGGCGGGACGGACCTGGAGCTCTCGGTCATCGGGCTCGGCACGTGGGTGTTCGGCGGCCGCTGGGGCGGCGCCGACGACGCGGACTCCGCGGCGGCCTGCCACGCCGCGCTCGACGCGGGCGTCAACTGGATCGACACGGCCGACATCTACGGGCAGGGCCGCGCCGAGCGGATCGTGGGCGCGGTCGTGCGCGAGCGCCGCGACGAGGTGATCGTGGCGACGAAGGGCGGCGTCGCCTGGGAGCTCGGCGAGGGCGGCCTGCGGATCTGGCGCGAGGCGTCGGCCGACTACCTGCGCACGTCGCTGGAGCGCAGCCTGCGCGCGCTCGGCATGGACTCCGTCGACCTCTACCAGGTGCACTGGCCGGTCTCGGGCGTGCCCGCCGAGGAGACCATCGGCGCACTCCTCGACATGCGCCGCGAGGGCAAGATCCGCGCGATCGGCGTCTCCAACTACCACCTGGCCGATCTCGAGGCGGCGGGCGCCGTCGCGCAGATCGACTCCTACCAGCCCGGCTACCACCTCATGAGGCGCGAGATCGAGGCCGCCGAGCTGCCGTGGTGCCGGGAGCACGGCGTGGGCGTGATCGCCTACGGGCCGCTCGCGCACGGGCTGCTCACCGGCAAGATGACCGCCGCCACCCGCTTCGCGGCCGACGACTGGCGGGCATCCAGCGAGCTGTTCGCCGACGACGCCTTCCCCGAGCGCATCGCCGTCGTGGAGGAGCTGACCGCGCTGGCGGGCGCCTCGGGGCGGCCCGGCGGCGTGGCCGAGCTGGCCGTGGCCTGGGTGCTGCGGCGCCCGGAGGTCACCTCGGCGATCATCGGCGCCCGCTCCGCCGAGCAGGCCCGCGCCAACGTCGCCCTCGCCGGCGCGCCGCTGACGGCCGACGAGGAGCGGGAGATCGAGGCCGTCCTCGCCCGCCACCCGGCCGCCTCGCGCCCCTACGGGCACGGCGAGCCCCCCGACCCGGCCGCGGAGGTCTAA
- a CDS encoding PAS domain-containing protein has translation MPVFLCPRCAYRERGSERNVRHQPRGCSRCGFGFAFELLEDYYASPRTALIVCDRERRILVAGHSAFAVTGYDEADLLGHELSARLGLGGFPDGDPVARSLEWGVRVLQVPCTYRFNGSAEDIPAVADVFPAYDDDGGLLLALTPTAPDGS, from the coding sequence GTGCCCGTCTTCCTGTGCCCCCGGTGCGCCTACCGCGAGCGCGGCAGCGAGCGGAACGTCCGCCACCAGCCGCGGGGTTGCTCGCGGTGCGGGTTCGGCTTCGCGTTCGAGCTGCTCGAGGACTACTACGCGAGCCCGCGGACCGCGCTGATCGTGTGCGACCGGGAGCGGCGCATCCTCGTGGCCGGCCACTCGGCGTTCGCCGTGACCGGCTACGACGAGGCCGACCTGCTCGGACACGAGCTGTCCGCGCGGCTGGGGCTGGGCGGGTTCCCGGACGGGGACCCCGTCGCGCGCAGCCTCGAGTGGGGCGTGCGCGTGCTGCAGGTGCCGTGCACCTACCGGTTCAACGGCTCGGCGGAGGACATCCCGGCGGTCGCCGACGTCTTCCCCGCCTACGACGACGACGGCGGCCTGCTGCTGGCGCTGACCCCCACGGCGCCCGACGGGTCCTGA